In one window of Aceticella autotrophica DNA:
- the cobU gene encoding bifunctional adenosylcobinamide kinase/adenosylcobinamide-phosphate guanylyltransferase produces the protein MGLIMVTGGASSGKSEFAEKMALEYGGGSVLYIATSIPIDDEMKERIRRHRERRSEKWGIIEAFKGLKNIIISSEKKVILLDCLTVMITNFIMEKDLTGDNLLVDEINDLEGKISDEVDGIIEGALKRVGDTIIVTNEIGMGLVPEYKLGRIFRDIAGRMNMKIAEAAEVVYLTVSGIPIKIKGC, from the coding sequence ATGGGACTAATAATGGTGACAGGTGGCGCAAGTTCAGGTAAAAGTGAATTTGCTGAGAAGATGGCATTAGAATATGGAGGAGGAAGTGTTCTTTATATTGCAACATCAATTCCGATTGATGATGAAATGAAGGAAAGGATAAGAAGGCATAGAGAAAGAAGATCCGAAAAATGGGGTATAATTGAGGCATTTAAGGGTCTTAAAAATATCATTATAAGCAGTGAGAAAAAAGTTATACTTCTTGATTGCCTAACTGTTATGATTACGAATTTTATAATGGAAAAAGATTTGACAGGAGACAACTTACTTGTAGATGAAATTAATGATTTAGAAGGAAAAATATCAGATGAGGTGGATGGAATAATTGAAGGTGCATTGAAGCGTGTCGGAGATACTATAATTGTTACGAATGAAATAGGTATGGGGCTTGTTCCGGAATATAAACTTGGTAGAATATTCAGGGATATTGCAGGTAGGATGAATATGAAAATAGCTGAAGCTGCTGAGGTCGTTTATTTAACTGTATCTGGAATACCTATAAAGATAAAAGGGTGTTAA
- the cobS gene encoding adenosylcobinamide-GDP ribazoletransferase gives MKEIKRLIIALQFMTRIPIPIRIDLKDDDFLKSTAYFPIVGFVVGILSLLIYLLLKSVFPREIVMTVIIAFSYVLIGAFHIDGLADTFDGLFSNKNKEGMLEVMRDSRLGTNGVLAILFMIILRISFLTNIDDSYIMAVLIITPMIGRLSQVLAIMISKSAREGKGLGGLLIGKIGYREFMISAVITLIIGYFIFPIQWLIAITAVVLIMAYLETYYISARIGGMTGDTLGAINELAELTTLAMVYIILR, from the coding sequence ATGAAAGAAATAAAAAGGTTGATAATAGCCCTTCAATTTATGACAAGGATTCCGATACCGATAAGAATTGATTTGAAAGATGATGATTTTCTGAAGAGTACGGCATATTTTCCAATAGTTGGATTTGTTGTAGGTATACTATCTTTATTAATTTATCTATTGCTTAAGAGTGTTTTTCCGCGGGAAATTGTTATGACAGTCATTATTGCTTTTTCCTATGTTTTAATAGGAGCATTTCATATAGATGGTTTAGCAGATACATTTGACGGGCTTTTCAGCAACAAGAATAAAGAAGGAATGCTTGAGGTAATGCGGGATTCACGGCTTGGGACAAATGGAGTACTTGCGATATTATTTATGATAATTTTGAGGATATCGTTTTTAACCAACATAGATGACAGTTATATTATGGCTGTGCTTATTATCACACCAATGATTGGCAGATTATCACAGGTTTTGGCAATTATGATAAGCAAATCCGCAAGAGAAGGTAAAGGGCTTGGAGGTCTTCTTATAGGCAAGATTGGATATAGGGAATTTATGATTTCTGCTGTTATTACTTTGATTATAGGTTATTTCATATTTCCTATACAATGGTTGATTGCTATTACAGCAGTTGTACTTATAATGGCATATCTTGAAACATATTATATTTCTGCAAGGATAGGAGGAATGACAGGGGATACCCTTGGAGCTATAAATGAACTTGCAGAACTTACAACCTTAGCAATGGTTTATATTATCTTAAGGTGA